A part of Neodiprion pinetum isolate iyNeoPine1 chromosome 4, iyNeoPine1.2, whole genome shotgun sequence genomic DNA contains:
- the LOC124217344 gene encoding cilia- and flagella-associated protein 69-like yields MTSKDSNNWYQSPCDLSKLCRCPDLTKSKLKPLEGVGMKCRKKDLSSTIKKLAELVSDPVTSVNTFRICQHLDDFVNLNNNQAFYLKDLDDIMCILEFLALQARHVAEYQKYLDEMLDLCGMPPLLKKSSDGLFCVEILEHYFTLFAYLLVILPTVPEILMVHRAIHRLLDRKKVGHIAAVKLDHCHRAVEGSILPVTITALLEIATDEIHPRMLETTLLVASISHKCCYRMMEAGVFEHILIHLDRNHATRPKHKPAPEIPENELGADCQSELVLLISNIIWTLLESIMLPETLSKDINILVKPPSQSAMWSLRHAFKREVRCAGRNRSSVTLRNDLAAIMLAILATLPDWKFVQSGLAEDLVILAVATEFGTENTWASGVRFGNSNEDFRFKKILILIMCYLSKIGASVEIMKQRRLMASILSLINPDAKEMNKSLNEMQFWDLHKYALYALAVLLPLIPEKFIKYRGTNRILMILEWSMLKRCDSQLILNCMKTLNAIIMSEKEIIRKDFQDQGAVGTVLKVIHFVLSVNVINSEHQRILTHAMMILEALIKNNKRYQMMYGEQGIKMVLRLLHRCFYDKTELHFEPDSRLAITVGMFVWECIVWCSPNLRMFVERGAVYLMLDIIDATVFPVRVVFLGALCDMCDEGGYETQFCTWRGHNKELGLMSLLAKIWREEEIKIRAKRTEDGCIDDLELPLMGINQWFATFHRKCPKTTSPALEDMMGSCRPKIYAIRKILERDTERYEIAQNHYRIFLQEIPIEDQGEVWVEVHRDIHRIGLLPIRTDGEMIFLMLQRQQRQALSIKESQDAILKVAKEAELRKEKATYKEIIDSKLAPTLDALHQIDFISRTTDPRFMYRSKNRQRAEVERALHFPVDADPQSCHRTFLGKTNVTAIMNHQHTIQSEALANAEPDKYKLMPVSPSISGCTTPSIVAEASDGLSCRACFMSGLPCFHHERQPH; encoded by the exons ATGACGAGTAAAGATTCAAACAACTGGTATCAAAGTCCATGTGATTTGTCGAAACTCTGTCGCTGTCCAGATCTCACTAAGAGTAAACTGAAGCCTTTGGAAGGCGTGGGTATGAAATGTCGCAAAAAAGACTTGAGCAGCACGATAAAAAAGCTCGCGGAACTCGTCTCCGATCCGGTGACCAGTGTGAACACGTTCAGAATTTGCCAGCACTTGGACGACTTTGTCAATCTCAACAACAATCAGGCATTC TACCTGAAGGATCTAGACGACATAATGTGCATTCTCGAGTTCTTGGCACTGCAAGCACGACATGTTGCAGAGTACCAAAAATACCTGGACGAGATGCTGGATCTATGTGGAATGCCTCCGCTGTTGAAGAAATCATCGGATGGACTTTTCTGCGTGGAAATACTTGAGCACTATTTCACCTTGTTCGCTTATCTCCTGGTGATCCTACCAACGGTTCCCGAGATTCTGATGGTTCATCGAGCGATTCACCGACTGCTTGACAGGAAAAAAGTGGGCCACATAGCCGCCGTCAAGTTGGACCACTGTCATCGCGCAGTCGAAGGATCTATTTTACCCGTTACCATCACGGCGTTGCTTGAAATCGCAACTGACGAAATTCATCCCAGGATGTTGGAAACCACCTTGCTGGTTGCTTCCATCTCGCATAAATGCT GCTACAGAATGATGGAGGCTGGAGTTTTTGAGCACATTTTGATCCATCTTGATCGCAATCATGCTACCAGACCAAAGCACAAACCGGCACCAGAAATCCCAGAAAACGAATTAGGGGCGGATTGTCAGTCGGAGTTAGTGTTACTGATATCAAACATCATATGGACGCTCTTGGAGTCTATAATGTTGCCGGAAACGTTGTCAAAAGATATAAATATCCTGGTAAAACCGCCGTCCCAATCCGCAATGTG GAGTCTTCGTCATGCGTTTAAACGAGAAGTTCGCTGTGCTGGTCGGAATCGGAGCAGCGTCACGTTGAGAAATGACTTGGCAGCTATAATGCTAGCAATCCTTGCCACTCTTCCGGATTGGAAATTTGTCCAATCCGGACTGGCCGAAGACCTCGTGATCCTCGCTGTAGCGACTGAATTCGGGACCGAAAACACGTGGGCGAGTGGCGTGAGGTTCGGTAATTCCAACGAAGATTTTCGgttcaaaaaaatactgatATTGATCATGTGTTATCTGAGTAAAATAGGAGCTAGTGTGgag ATCATGAAACAGAGAAGACTTATGGCGAGTATTTTGAGCTTAATCAATCCAGACGccaaagaaatgaataaatcgcTAAATGAAATGCAGTTCTGGGACTTACACAAGTACGCTTTATACGCTCTTGCAGTCCTTCTTCCACTGATACCTGAGAAGTTCATTAAATACAGAGGAACTAATAG GATACTGATGATCCTCGAATGGAGTATGTTAAAGCGATGCGATTCTCAGCTAATTTTAAACTGCATGAAAACGTTGAATGCCATCATCATGAGtgagaaagaaattattcgcAAAGATTTTCAAGATCAGGGTGCGGTTGGAACAGTTTTGA AAGTTATCCACTTTGTTCTGTCCGTGAACGTCATCAACTCTGAACATCAACGTATATTAACTCACGCGATGATGATTCTGGAGGCTTTGATCAAGAACAATAAGCGTTATCAAATGATGTACGGTGAACAAGGGATTAAAATGGTACTGAGACTGCTGCATAGATGCTTTTACGACAAAACCGAGCTGCACTTTGAGCCAGACAGCAG ACTTGCAATCACGGTAGGTATGTTCGTCTGGGAATGCATAGTCTGGTGTTCGCCGAACTTGAGGATGTTCGTTGAACGAGGTGCGGTTTACCTCATGCTTGACATCATAGATGCAACGGTTTTTCCCGTTCGAGTCGTTTTCTTGGGTGCTCTCTGCGACATGTGTGACGAGGGAGGCTATGAGACACAATTCTGCACTTGGCGAGGTCATAACAAAGAACTGGGACTCATGTCGTTGCTAGCTAAAATATGGAGGGAAGAAGAAATTAAGATCAGGGCTAAGAGGACTGAAGATGGCTGCATTGatg ATCTTGAGTTGCCATTAATGGGTATAAATCAGTGGTTCGCCACGTTTCATCGAAAGTGTCCCAAAACAACGAGTCCAGCGTTAGAAGACATGATGGGATCCTGTCGACCGAAAATATACGCGATTCGTAAAATTCTCGAACGTGATACGGAGAGATACGAGATAGCACAGAATcattacagaatttttttacaagaaatACCCATAGAGGATCAG GGAGAGGTATGGGTAGAAGTTCACAGAGACATTCACAGGATCGGTCTGCTGCCGATCCGCACAGACGGTGAGATGATATTTCTGATGCTCCAGAGGCAACAAAGGCAAGCTCTGTCTATCAAGGAGAGTCAAGATGCTATCTTAAAGGTGGCAAAAGAGGCTGAACTTCGGAAAGAAAAGGCGACGTACAAAGAAATCATAGATTCGAAGCTTGCGCCGACACTGGACGCCCTGCACCAGATCGATTTCATATCCAGAACTACCGACCCGAGGTTCATGTATCGCAGCAAAAATCGCCAGAGAGCGGAAGTCGAACGTGCGCTTCATTTTCCGGTGGACGCGGATCCCCAATCCTGCCACAGAACGTTTCTCGGCAAAACAAATGTCACG GCCATAATGAATCACCAGCACACTATACAAAGTGAAGCCCTTGCTAACGCCGAGCCCGATAAATATAAACTGATGCCCGTGTCGCCTTCGATATCCGGTTGTACAACCCCGTCGATCGTCGCCGAAGCTTCCGACGGGCTTTCGTGTCGTGCATGCTTCATGTCTGGCCTACCATGCTTTCATCACGAACGGCAGCCGCACTGA
- the mRpL47 gene encoding large ribosomal subunit protein uL29m produces MFVIVFSRGTANGAKMASLAKVVNISRAINNVSQLFTNLTISPSIKCTSVLVSQLRVPRYGYAYVHTTPRRRALMEFFDDAKNWGEFDIKVGRAWRKDELRIKSNEDLHKLWFVLLKERNMLLTMEHAAKKDLEIFPNPERKYKVEESMSNLETVVRERNKAYHLLETGEDGERPGKLVHNQLGMMYYYRMCEHTIPKFMNNKWRQKYKFGYSGNAVHKFRKLYREKLWNEKRKARNRDRNHVMHLMKRFPNLDLEAVKQQYPDVDIENLKSQKKARGHFVPQ; encoded by the exons ATGTTTGTGATTGTGTTTTCACGAGGGACGGCCAACGGAGCCAAAATGGCATCCCTGGCAAAAGTCGTGAATATTTCGAGGGCGATAAACAATGTTTCGCAACTTTTTACAAACTTAACAATATCGCCAAGTATTAAATGCACGTCAGTACTGGTATCGCAATTGAG GGTACCTCGTTATGGTTACGCATATGTTCATACTACACCAAGGCGAAGAGCTCTGATGGAATTCTTTGATGATGCAAAGAATTGGGGTGAATTCGACATAAAAGTTGGACGAGCTTGGAGGAAGGATGAATTAAGAATTAAAAGTAATGAGGATCTCCACAAATTATG GTTTGTTCTACTGAAAGAACGCAACATGCTTTTAACAATGGAACATGCTGCCAAGAAAGATCTTGAGATCTTTCCAAACCCAGAACGAAAATATAAAGTTGAAGAAAGCATGAGTAATCTGGAAACAGTTGTCCGTGAAAGAAATAAAGCTTACCATCTCCTTGAAACTGGCGAGGACGGCGAGCGTCCTGGAAAATTAGTTCACAATCAACTAG GCATGATGTACTATTACCGTATGTGTGAACACACCATTCCCAAATTTATGAACAACAAATGGAGACAAAAGTACAAGTTTGGGTATAGCGGCAATGCAGTTCACAAATTCCGTAAACTTTACAGAGAAAAGTTATGGAATGAAAAACGCAAGGCTAGAAA ccGCGACCGTAATCATGTAATGCATCTCATGAAACGATTCCCCAACTTGGATCTAGAGGCTGTAAAACAACAGTATCCTGATGTTGACATCGAGAACCTTAAATCGCAGAAAAAAGCACGGGGACACTTCGTGCCTCAGTAA